One Defluviimonas aquaemixtae DNA segment encodes these proteins:
- a CDS encoding helix-turn-helix domain-containing protein has translation MNTRPEIHDRLAASLRSARKSKGLSLDAVAKLSGVSRSMVSQIERGESSPTVSTLWNLTQALKVDFAGLLEGRTAPGIEVIRADAAPVINGRGQGVRIRILSPAEAAGEHEVYDLAFDAGGKLVSDPHAPGCREHLTVLEGAVTVVSGEEVQRLGVGDTARYFADRTHRIEAEGSAARVILIVQNS, from the coding sequence ATGAACACGCGCCCCGAGATTCACGACCGACTTGCCGCTTCGCTGAGGTCGGCGCGGAAGTCGAAGGGTCTGAGCCTAGATGCGGTGGCGAAACTCTCGGGCGTGTCGCGCTCGATGGTCAGCCAGATCGAGCGCGGCGAATCGAGCCCGACCGTCTCGACGCTCTGGAACCTAACTCAGGCGCTCAAAGTCGATTTCGCCGGGCTTCTGGAGGGCCGCACTGCGCCGGGGATCGAGGTCATCCGCGCGGACGCCGCGCCGGTGATCAACGGGCGCGGGCAGGGCGTGCGCATCCGCATCCTGTCGCCAGCCGAGGCCGCGGGCGAGCACGAGGTCTACGATCTGGCCTTCGATGCGGGCGGCAAACTCGTCAGCGACCCGCACGCGCCAGGCTGCCGGGAACATTTGACGGTGCTGGAAGGTGCGGTCACGGTCGTGTCCGGCGAGGAGGTGCAACGACTCGGCGTCGGCGACACGGCGCGCTACTTCGCTGACAGGACGCATCGGATCGAGGCCGAGGGCAGTGCTGCGCGGGTGATCCTGATCGTGCAGAACAGTTGA